A window from Penicillium oxalicum strain HP7-1 chromosome VIII, whole genome shotgun sequence encodes these proteins:
- a CDS encoding Protein phosphatase PP2A regulatory subunit B yields MGDRDSGTPTWKFTQCFGDKGDVEDITEADIISTVEFDHTGNYLATGDKGGRVVLFERNETKKTCEYKFHTEFQSHEPEFDYLKSLEIEEKINKIKWCRRQNASHFLLSTNDKTIKLWKVFDKSLKVVAENNLSNELTPAGAVGGGGLPRAPRGTFKNAGSLKMPRLTHHDTVVAAVPRRTYANAHAYHINSISVNSDGETFISSDDLRVNLWNLNIQDQSFNIVDIKPANMEELTEVITAAEFHPVSCNWFMYASSKGTIKLADMRQRALCDQHAKLFEQEEDASSRSFFSEIISSISDVRFSHDGRYIVSRDYLTVKIWDVNMERQPVKTIPIHEHLRPRLCDTYENDSIFDKFEVVFSGDAENVMTGSYNNNFMIYPTEEQKETEIVLQADKSAFKAKKVGVPTPMNKNGKKAGSRSGSPAGPGSRMKKETDADQIDFNKKILHMSWHPFEDSIAIAATNNLFVFSAL; encoded by the exons ATGGGAGACCGCGACTCTGGCACACCGACCTGGAAGTTCACACA GTGCTTCGGTGACAAAGGGGATGTAGAGGATATCACAGAAG CTGATATTATCTCGACCGTCGAGTTTGATCACACTGGTAATTACCTGGCTACGGGAGACAAGGGCGGACGCGTGGTTCTGTTCGAGCGAAACGAAACG AAAAAAACATGCGAGTACAAGTTCCACACCGAGTTTCAATCACATGAACCGGAGTTCGATTatcttaagtcgttagagatcgaagagaagatcaacaagatcaaatgGTGTCGTCGGCAGAACGCTTCACACTTTTTGCTCTCGACAAACGACAAGACTATCAAGCTGTGGAAGGTGTTCGACAAGTCCCTCAAGGTGGTGGCGGAGAACAATTTGTCGAATGAGTTGACTCCAGCCGGTGCGGTGGGTGGCGGAGGCCTTCCGCGGGCGCCCCGGGGAACTTTCAAGAATGCCGGATCCCTCAAGATGCCCCGCCTTACACACCACGACACTGTTGTGGCCGCCGTCCCCCGCAGAACCTACGCCAATGCCCACGCCTATCACATCAACAGCATCTCCGTCAACAGCGACGGGGAAACTTTCATCAGCAGTGACGATCTCCGCGTCAACCTGTGGAACCTCAATATCCAGGACCAGAGCTTCAACATCGTCGATATCAAGCCCGCCAACATGGAAGAACTCACCGAGGTGATCACCGCTGCTGAATTCCACCCAGTCAGCTGTAACTGGTTCATGTATGCCAGCTCCAAGGGTACGATCAAGCTGGCGGATATGCGCCAGCGCGCTCTTTGCGATCAGCATGCGAAAT TGtttgagcaagaagaagatgcttCATCGCGCTCCTTCTTTTCAGAGATCATttcctccatctccgacgTTCGATTCTCGCATGATGGGCGGTACATTGTGTCTCGAGACTACCTCACAgtgaagatctgggatgtCAATATGGAACGTCAGCCGGTGAAGACGATTCCCATTCATGAGCACCTGCGCCCACGACTATGCGATACATATGAGAATGACAGCATCTTCGACAAGTTCGAAGTGGTATTCTCTGGCGACGCCGAGAATGTGATGACGGGTAGCTACAACAATAATTTCATGATCTACCCTAccgaggagcagaaggagaCCGAGATCGTGCTGCAGGCGGACAAATCGgccttcaaggccaagaaggttgGGGTACCAACTCCCATGAACAAGAACGGGAAGAAGGCAGGCTCAAGATCTGGCAGCCCTGCCGGGCCCGGAAGCCGAATGAAGAAGGAAACCGACGCCGACCAAATCGACTTCAACAAGAAGATCTTGCACATGAGCTGGCATCCCTTTGAGGATAGCATTGCAATTGCCGCCACCAACAAC CTTTTCGTCTTCTCTGCTCTGTGA